The Streptomyces sp. NBC_00102 genome segment GAACGCGGCGAGCGGGTCCACCTGGCGATGGTCAGCCGGGGGTACACGGGCACCATGCCGGTCATCGACGAGGTGACCGCCTCCCGCGCCCAGTGGGCGTACGCGGCGGCCCTTCCGCTGCCCGCCCTGGTCGTCTGCGCCCTCGGCTGGGTCCTCTGACCACCGGACCCGCCCCCGCCCGCCCACGGGCCCCCCCCCGTACCTCCCCTTCCGCGACACTGCTGGGATGAGCACCATGAACACCCCGACCCCCGCCGGTCCGTCCGCCGCCCCCGTCCCGCCGTCCCTGGAGGTCAGCGGCCTCGCCTACGCCTACCCGGACGGGCACCAGGCGCTCTTCGGGGTGAACCTGACCGTCGCCCGGGGCGAACGCGTCGCCCTGCTCGGCCCCAACGGCGCCGGCAAGACCACCCTCGTCCTCCACCTCAACGGCATCCTCGACGCGGGCGCCGGAACCGTCAGCGTGGCCGGGCTCCCGGTCGGGAAGCGGAACCTCGCCGAGATCCGCCGCCGCGTCGGCATCGTCTTCCAGGACCCCGACGACCAGCTGTTCATGCCCACCGTCCGTGAGGACGTCGCCTTCGGCCCCGCCGCCTCCGGGCTGCGCGGCCCCGAGCTGGAGGCCCGGGTCACCGCGGCCCTCCGCCAAGTCGGCATGGCCGAGTACGCCGACCGCCCGCCGCACCACCTCTCCTTCGGGCAGCGCCGCCGGGTGGCCGTCGCCACCGTCCTCGCCATGGAGCCGGAGATCCTCGTCCTCGACGAGCCGTCCTCCAACCTGGACCCGGCCTCCCGCCGCGAACTCGCCGACATCCTGCGCTCCCTGGACGTCACCGTGCTGATGGTCACCCACGACCTTCCGTACGCCCTGGAGCTCTGCCCCCGCGCCGTCATCCTCAGCGACGGAGTCATCGCCGCCGACAACCGCACGCAGGACCTCCTCCTCGACGAGGAACTCATGCGCGCGCACCGGCTGGAGCTGCCCTTCGGCTTCGATCCCGGTTCCGTGACCGTTAACAGCAGGTGACCCCGGCCCCGCCGGACCTGCGCCGCAATGCAGGATGGGGGCATGAGCGGGAGCGCGGAAGCAGGCGTGGACGTACGGGGCACGGTGGCCCCCGGATTCGAGACGGTCCGGGACGCCTTCGTGCGGAACTTCGAACAGCGCGGTGAGCGCGGCGCGGCCGTCGCCGTCTACCGCGACGGGCGCAAGGTCGTGGACCTCTGGGCCGGTACGAGAGACGTGGACGGCACCGAGCCCTGGGCGGTCGACACCGTCCAGATCGTCCGCTCGGCGGGCAAGGGCATCGCCGCCGCCGTCCCCCTGATGCTGCACCAGCGCGGACAGGTCGACCTGGACGCCCCGGTCGGCACCTACTGGCCCGAGTTCAAGGCGAACGGCAAGGAACGCGTCCTCGTACGCGACCTCCTCGCCCACCGCGCCGGCGTCCCCGCCCTGGACCGCCCGCTCACCCCCGCCGAGGCCGCCGACGGCCACACCGGCCCGGCCGCCGTCGCCGCCCAGCGCCCCCAGTGGGAGCCCGGCACCGACCACGGCTACCACGCCCAGACCTACAGCTGGCTCATCGGCGAACTCGTCCTCCGGGCCACCGGCCGGACCATCGGCCGCTGGATCGCCGAGGAGATCGGCCGCCCCCTCGGCCTCGACTTCTGGTTCGGACTGCCCGCCGACGAGGCCCACCGCATCGGCCGCATCGGCCCCGTGGAACCCCCCGCAACCGGAGACCCGGGTGTCCTGCGGATGCGCCCCAAGCGCTCCGTCACCGAGGCGTACGCCGACCCGCACTCGCTGACCCGCCGGGCCTTCGGCGCGATCGACCCGGGCCCGGACGAGAACGACCCCGCCTACCGGACCGCCGAACTCCCCGCTTCCAACGGCATCGCCACCGCCCGCGCCCTCGCCCGCTGCTACGCCGCGATGATCGGCGACGTCGACGGCCACCGCCTCTTCGCTCCGGCCACCCTCACCCTGGCCCGCACCGAGGAGTCCAACGGCCCCGACCGCGTCCTCGTCGTCAACACCCGTTTCGGACTCGGCTACATGCTCCACGGCCCCGCCGCCCCTCTGCTCGGCCCCGGCTCCTTCGGCCACCCCGGCCGCGGCGGCTCCCTCGGTTTCGCCGACCCCGAGTCCCGTATCGCCCTCGGCTACGTCACCAACGGCCTCCAGAAGGGAGTCACCGCCGACCCACGGGCCCAGGCCCTGATCCGGGCGGTGCGCTCGGCGCTCTGAGGCGGCCCTGCCCGGCCGCGCGGCAGCTCAGCTCAGGACGACCGGGTTGGTGAGTGCCGCCATGTGCCCGCGCAGATCGCGTACTTCGGCGCGGACGAACCCCGACCCGGTTGCGGTGGTGCCCCATTCGACTTCGCCGAGGCCCTCCGGCGAAAGCTCGGCGTGGTGGACCGCTCCTCGTTCGGTGTGGAAGGAGACGGTCCCGTACGGGACACCCCGTACCCGTGCTCGTACGACGACCTCCCGCCCACGGGTGTCGAGGCACCCGCCCACCTCCGCCGTCTCCGCACCGGCCGTGGCGGTGAACGACACGTCCACGGAGGCCGATCCGGCGATCCAGCTCCGCCCGGCACGCAGGGCGGCGAGCACGGCGGGGGTGCTCAGCCCCTCCGCGAGTACTACGGTGTGCGGCACGCCGAGCTGGCCCGCCAGATGCGCGTCGCTGTTCCCCACGGCGGGCCGCCACCGGCCCCGGTGGACGTCGGCCGCCAGGCCCCGCCCCCACTCGGCCAGCGCCGCTTCGTTGTCCGCGTTCCAGGGGAGGGCCGACGTCCAGAGGCCGTTCCACACCTCGACCGCGTCGAAGCCCTCGTACGCGTACGCGAACGTCCCGGACGGGTACGGCGCATGCGGATGCGCGGCCACGCAGATCCCGCCGGTCCGGTGCACCTGGTCCAGGCGGGGGCCGATCCGCCCGTCCAGAACCCCGTACTCCCAGCTGACGACCTCCCCCGGCCCGATGCCGAGCGCGAGCCAGTGGCCGGTCGCCGTCGTCACCTCCTCGCCCAGGATCACGAGCAGACCGTCACCTGCCTGCTCGGCCCAATCGGCGTGCGCGGAAGCGGTGTTGTGGTCGGTGGTAGCGACGAAGTCGAGCCCCGCCGCCCGCGCGGCGGTCGCCAGCTCCGCCGGGGTCAGCTCCCCGTCCGAGTACACCGAATGCACGTGGCAGTCGCCCCGGTACCAGCCCGCCATGACGCCTCCGTCCCGTGTGCCCCGAGTGCGCACCGCCCGAGTCTCGCCCAACTCCGCCGCCGGTGGGCTCGGTTCGGTGCAGCACCCGTGACCGTGCCCCGTCCCCCGCAGTACGGTCGCCCCCATGACACCCCACGCGCTCGCGCGCTTCGACGGTCACGGCGTCCTCATCACCGGTGCGGGGCAGGGCGTCGGTGCCGCCACCGCCCGCCGGCTCGCCCGTGAGGGGGCGTCGGTGCTCGTCACCGACCTGGACCCCGCCCGGGCCGGGGCGACCGCCGCGCGGATACGGGACGAGGGGTGGGCCGCCGACTCCCTCGCCTGCGACGTCGGCGACCGGGCGGCCGTCGAAGCGGCGGTGGCGCACGCGGTCGCGGCCTTCGGGCGGCTCGACGTCCTGGTGAACAACGCCTACGCGGCGGGCACGGACGCCGAGCTCTTCGAGGACGAGAGCGACGAGATCTGGCAGCGCGACCTGGACATCTGCCTCGGCGGCGCCTTCCGCTGCTCCCGCGCCGCCCTCCCGCACCTCGCCGCCTCCGGCCGGGGCGCCATCGTCAACATCGGCTCCGTCAACGGCGAACAGGACTTCGGCGGCCACGCCTACAGCGCCGCGAAGGCGGGCCTGGCCAGCCTGACCCGTACCCTCGCCGGGCACGCCGGACCGCGCGGGGTGCGCGTCAACCTCATCGCCCCCGGCACCCTGCGCACCGACGCCTGGGCGGGCCGCGAGGCCGAACTCGACCGGGCCGCCGCCCTCTACCCGCTCGGCCGTGTCGGTGAACCGGACGACATCGCCGCCGCCGTCGCCTTCCTCGCCTCCCGCGACGCGTCCTGGATCACCGGCACCACCCTGCGGGTGGACGGCGGGCTCCTCGCCGTCAACACGGGCTTCAGGCGGGCGATGGCGGGGGAGTGAACGGGCGCGCGGGCTACGAGCCGGCGGTCCGACGGGACGCGAACAGGCGCACGGGCGCACGGGCGCTCAACCCGTGTGCAGCATCAGCCCGATGCCGACCACCATCAGCCCGGCCGCCGCGATCCGCGGGGCGCCGAACCGCTCCTTGAAGAGCAGGGCACCCAGCGCCGCGCCCACGATGATCGAGGACTCCCGCAGCGCCGCGACGGGGGCGAGCGGCGCGCGGGTCTGGGCCCACAGCACCAGCCCGTAGGCGGTCACCGAGAGCGCCGCCCCGCCCAGTCCACGCAGTGCCAACGGGCGCAACTGGCGGCCCAGGTGGCCGCGTCGCAGAAAGAGGGCGTACGACGGGACGGCGAGGCCCTGCGCGATCATCAGCCAGGCGATGTACCCCAGAGAACTGCCGGAGGCGCGCACCCCCACCCCGTCCACCGTGGTGTACCCGGCGATGGCGAGGCCCGTCCCGAGCGCCGCCACCAGGGCCGGCCAGTCCGGGCGGCGGCCGGAGCCCCGGATGCCCCACAGCGCGAGCCCGACCAGCCCCGCCGAGGCCACCGCCACCCCGGCCGTGGCCCAGGCACCCGGCCGCTCGCCCACGAAGACGGCGGCCAGGAGCGTCACCACGAGCGGTGCCGTACCCCGGGCGATCGGATACATCTGACCGAAGTCGCCCAGCGTGAACGACCGCATCAGCAGCAGCATGTAGGCGATGTGCAGCAGCGCCGAGACACCCAGGTACGGCCACGCTCCGGCGTCCGGGAAGGGCAGGAACGGCGCGGCGCCCGCGCAGATCAGCAGCCCGCCACCGGAGATCAGCGTGAAGGAGAGGAGCTGGTCCTTGAGGGCGTGGGCGAGGGCGTTCCACCCGGCGTGGGTGAACGCCGCCAGCAGCACCGCACAGGCGACCAGCGGGGTCACGAGGTCCGCTCGCGCACGTCCACCACCGTGCCGCCCGCGTGGGCGATCAGACTCTTCGGGTCGAGCGGGAACACCGTGTGCGGGGTTCCGGCCGCGGCCCACACGACGCCGTGATCCAGCAGCCCCCGATCGGCCAGCACCCGGGTCCTCGTCACGTGCCCGAAGGGCGGTACGCCCCCGATCGCGTACCCGGTCGCCTCGCGCACCACGTCGGCGTTCGCGCGCTTCACCTTCCCCGCGCCCAGTACCTCGCGCACCCGCTCCACGTCCACCCGGGAGGCGCCGTCCATCAGGACGACAACCGGGACGCCATCGGCCACGAAGACCAGCGACTTGGTGATCTCTGCCAGCTCGCAGCCGATCGCGGCGGCGGCCTCGGCGGCCGTGCGCGTGGCGTCGGGGAAGCGGCGTACCTCGACCCGGAGACCCAACTCCGCGAGTGCGGAGGCGAATCGGGGGTGCGCCTCGGAGTGTGCTTCGGAGCGTGCCTCGGGGTGCGCGGCGGAGGTGGTCGGCTGGGATCCGGCGTCGGGGCCGGTGGCGGAGGTGCTCATGATCCGCAGGCTACTCGCGCGAACGGGCGCGGCGCAGCACCGTTTTGGCGCACCGGGAACGTCCGTTCGGCTGCATCGAGGCTGCCCCGCACGTGGCGGTGTGCCGGTCCATGGGCCGGCGCACCGTCGTCGGGCCATCGGTACCGCGCGGGTTCACCCCGCGCCCAGCACCGCCGCCACGACCGGCCCGGCCGCGTCGCCGCCGTGACCGCCGGACTGGACCACTCCGGCCGCGGCGAGGTCGTTTCTGAAGCCGGTGAACCAGCTGTTGGAGGTTCCCTGCCCGTCCACCTCCGCCGAACCCGTCTTGGCGCCCTTGTCGCCGTCGATCGAGCCCATGGCCTTTGCGGCCGTGCCCCATGAAGCGGTGGCCCGCATCATGGTGTTGAGCTGCTGGACGACGGAAGTGGGCAGCGAGCGTGACGCCTTGGCGGGCATCCGGCCGTCCAGGTCCAGCGGCACGATGACCGGCTGGATGAACGTCCCGGTGTGGGCGGTGGCCGTGATGGACGCCATGTTGAGGACGTTCATCTGGATCGTGCCCTGACCGATGTACTGGGCGGCGGCCTCACCGCCGACCTCCTCGGGCACGCTGCCGTCCCGGGTGGTGACCCCGGTCTTCCAGTCCAGCCCGATCCCGAAGACCTCCTTCGCCTCCTTCGCCAGCGCCGAGTCGTCATGCACCTCGTCGATGAGCTTGATGAAGCCGGTGTTGCAGGAGTTCGCGAAGGTCTGGGTGAAGGTGCTGCCGTCCGGGAGCGAGAAGTTGTTCAGGTTGTGGAAGGTGCGACTTCGCCACGTCGCTTCCACGGGGCACTCGACGGCCCCGTTCGCCGTGGCCACGCCGCGCTCCAGCAGCATCGCGGCGGTCACGATCTTCATCGTCGATCCGGGCGCCTGTGCACCCTCCAGCGCCACGTTGAACTCGGTCGCGGGGTTGTTGGCGATGGCCCGGATGGCTCCGGTGGACGGCCTGACCGCGACGACGGACGCCCCGCTGAACTGCTTCACGGCCTTCTCCGCCGCCGCCTGGACGTTCGCGTCGATGGTCGTCTGGACCTTGCCGGGCTTGCCCTTGGCGAGGGTGAGCAGGGTGATGTCGGGGGTGGCCTCGTCCGCGCCCTTGATCCACGTTTCGATGCCGGGGGTACCGCCCGCCTTCTCCCCGTACTTCTTGCGGAGCGTGGCGATGACCGGTCCGAGCGACGGGTACGTGTCCGGGCTGAGCACCACGCCGTTGCGGTCCACCGCCTCGATCTCCGGTGAGGACGACTCTCCGGTGACGAGTGTCGTTCCCTTGGCCAACTTCGGGTGGACGACGGTCGGCTGCCAGTCGACGAGCGGCTTGTGGGTGGTCTGCCCGCGCACCACGGTCAACTCGGAGGAGTACGAGAGCGGCTTGCTCTGCCCCTCGAACGAGACGGTCCCCTTCACCGTGTACGGGACCTTCGCCCCGACCGCCGGCCCCGGGGTGATGACCACGTGCTCGATGTGCGCCTCGGCGGAGTACCCGGTCAGTACGGGCTCCGCCTCCACCGGGTTGTTCGTCAACTGCGCGGCGCCCGGACCGTTCCCGGTGGACCAGGCGGCGAAGAACGCCTTCGACGTCGCGGCGATCTCCTTGGCGTCCGGCGGCCCGGTCTTCACCGTGGCGGGCGCGCTGGTCGAGCCGATGCCGCCGCTCCCGTCCCCGGACAGCACGTTGTACGCGCCGTAACTCAGCCCCCCGGCCACCAGCACGAACACCCCGCCGACGATGGCGACTTTGGCTCCGCTTCGCATGGT includes the following:
- a CDS encoding energy-coupling factor ABC transporter ATP-binding protein, which gives rise to MSTMNTPTPAGPSAAPVPPSLEVSGLAYAYPDGHQALFGVNLTVARGERVALLGPNGAGKTTLVLHLNGILDAGAGTVSVAGLPVGKRNLAEIRRRVGIVFQDPDDQLFMPTVREDVAFGPAASGLRGPELEARVTAALRQVGMAEYADRPPHHLSFGQRRRVAVATVLAMEPEILVLDEPSSNLDPASRRELADILRSLDVTVLMVTHDLPYALELCPRAVILSDGVIAADNRTQDLLLDEELMRAHRLELPFGFDPGSVTVNSR
- a CDS encoding serine hydrolase, with the protein product MDVRGTVAPGFETVRDAFVRNFEQRGERGAAVAVYRDGRKVVDLWAGTRDVDGTEPWAVDTVQIVRSAGKGIAAAVPLMLHQRGQVDLDAPVGTYWPEFKANGKERVLVRDLLAHRAGVPALDRPLTPAEAADGHTGPAAVAAQRPQWEPGTDHGYHAQTYSWLIGELVLRATGRTIGRWIAEEIGRPLGLDFWFGLPADEAHRIGRIGPVEPPATGDPGVLRMRPKRSVTEAYADPHSLTRRAFGAIDPGPDENDPAYRTAELPASNGIATARALARCYAAMIGDVDGHRLFAPATLTLARTEESNGPDRVLVVNTRFGLGYMLHGPAAPLLGPGSFGHPGRGGSLGFADPESRIALGYVTNGLQKGVTADPRAQALIRAVRSAL
- a CDS encoding CehA/McbA family metallohydrolase: MAGWYRGDCHVHSVYSDGELTPAELATAARAAGLDFVATTDHNTASAHADWAEQAGDGLLVILGEEVTTATGHWLALGIGPGEVVSWEYGVLDGRIGPRLDQVHRTGGICVAAHPHAPYPSGTFAYAYEGFDAVEVWNGLWTSALPWNADNEAALAEWGRGLAADVHRGRWRPAVGNSDAHLAGQLGVPHTVVLAEGLSTPAVLAALRAGRSWIAGSASVDVSFTATAGAETAEVGGCLDTRGREVVVRARVRGVPYGTVSFHTERGAVHHAELSPEGLGEVEWGTTATGSGFVRAEVRDLRGHMAALTNPVVLS
- a CDS encoding SDR family NAD(P)-dependent oxidoreductase, which codes for MTPHALARFDGHGVLITGAGQGVGAATARRLAREGASVLVTDLDPARAGATAARIRDEGWAADSLACDVGDRAAVEAAVAHAVAAFGRLDVLVNNAYAAGTDAELFEDESDEIWQRDLDICLGGAFRCSRAALPHLAASGRGAIVNIGSVNGEQDFGGHAYSAAKAGLASLTRTLAGHAGPRGVRVNLIAPGTLRTDAWAGREAELDRAAALYPLGRVGEPDDIAAAVAFLASRDASWITGTTLRVDGGLLAVNTGFRRAMAGE
- a CDS encoding EamA family transporter; translation: MTPLVACAVLLAAFTHAGWNALAHALKDQLLSFTLISGGGLLICAGAAPFLPFPDAGAWPYLGVSALLHIAYMLLLMRSFTLGDFGQMYPIARGTAPLVVTLLAAVFVGERPGAWATAGVAVASAGLVGLALWGIRGSGRRPDWPALVAALGTGLAIAGYTTVDGVGVRASGSSLGYIAWLMIAQGLAVPSYALFLRRGHLGRQLRPLALRGLGGAALSVTAYGLVLWAQTRAPLAPVAALRESSIIVGAALGALLFKERFGAPRIAAAGLMVVGIGLMLHTG
- a CDS encoding YbaK/EbsC family protein; protein product: MSTSATGPDAGSQPTTSAAHPEARSEAHSEAHPRFASALAELGLRVEVRRFPDATRTAAEAAAAIGCELAEITKSLVFVADGVPVVVLMDGASRVDVERVREVLGAGKVKRANADVVREATGYAIGGVPPFGHVTRTRVLADRGLLDHGVVWAAAGTPHTVFPLDPKSLIAHAGGTVVDVRERTS
- a CDS encoding penicillin-binding transpeptidase domain-containing protein → MRSGAKVAIVGGVFVLVAGGLSYGAYNVLSGDGSGGIGSTSAPATVKTGPPDAKEIAATSKAFFAAWSTGNGPGAAQLTNNPVEAEPVLTGYSAEAHIEHVVITPGPAVGAKVPYTVKGTVSFEGQSKPLSYSSELTVVRGQTTHKPLVDWQPTVVHPKLAKGTTLVTGESSSPEIEAVDRNGVVLSPDTYPSLGPVIATLRKKYGEKAGGTPGIETWIKGADEATPDITLLTLAKGKPGKVQTTIDANVQAAAEKAVKQFSGASVVAVRPSTGAIRAIANNPATEFNVALEGAQAPGSTMKIVTAAMLLERGVATANGAVECPVEATWRSRTFHNLNNFSLPDGSTFTQTFANSCNTGFIKLIDEVHDDSALAKEAKEVFGIGLDWKTGVTTRDGSVPEEVGGEAAAQYIGQGTIQMNVLNMASITATAHTGTFIQPVIVPLDLDGRMPAKASRSLPTSVVQQLNTMMRATASWGTAAKAMGSIDGDKGAKTGSAEVDGQGTSNSWFTGFRNDLAAAGVVQSGGHGGDAAGPVVAAVLGAG